Within the Polaribacter pectinis genome, the region ATAATAGATATACATTTCGTTTTCTATCCATAATAGTCCAAAGATGTGAAATTCATCATTATGAATATTTAGCGTATTAAAAGGTATTTATGGTTTTTTTAAAAGCTCCATAACCATCATAATGTACAACTGCTTTTGAAGTATAGCTTTCCCATGCAGATTCGAAAATATCTATTCAGCTCCAACTGCAGCAGAATTATCTACATTCCTTTGATTTTCTCCTTGTAACCAAAATGCAGTTTGATTCCCTTTAAATGTTTTTGCAATTTTAATTTTTGCCTCTAAACATCCATATTTCACTTCATACAAACCTCTAGAATCAATAGAACCACAGCGCATTGTTGTGTTGTTTATTTTTGTAACTCTTAAAACAAGTTGCCCTTAATTATTTAAAAAACATTTTCTACTATCCAACACCAATCTGTAACTCCTAAATTTGTTCTTGGAGATCTTATTTTTGTACTTATACTCTTGTACCATTTAGTTAAATCTAAACTAGTGACTTGAAATTCATCACTAAAATCTAAAAACCAATTTCCGGACACATTTCCATTTGGTTGCGCATTTATAGGTGAATTTACATCTACAAGATTTGAAGCAAAATCTTAATCAATTATAACTACATTATCTATTCCTACAGGTCTGTTATTATTATTGTAGAAAACAATTCTTGCTTGACTAACTTTTGCTGGTGCTGTAAAAGAAAAACTTCCTATTTTCCAGACATCAGAATTTGTTTCTAAATCTATAGTGTTATAACTGAACCAATATTAGCTCCTGTTATTACACGAACAGTCATATCATAGCATCCAGTTCCACTTACTCATCTGTAATCAAACCTAACATTATAAGTTTTACCAGCAGTTAAAGAAAAAACTTGGAGTAAAGAACCTTCTGTATTACTTATATTTCCAACAAAAGAGTTCAATATATCATCTTTTAATACTTGGTTGTTAAAACCTTTCCAGTTATCTTTATTAGACTCAAAATTTCCATATGAGATTAATTTGAGTTATAAATAATATTATTAAAAAAAGGGTGTAATTACGTTTTATTTGTAATTTATATGTTGCTTTAAATTTTCTTTAATCATTCTAAAACTATTTTTTTATTCAATTTACCAGTAGCTGTTATTAATTGAACAACATAAACCCCTTTAGCTAATTTTGGCAAAGAAACATCTTGGTTTCCATTAGCTTTAAATGTAGTATTTATCATTTGTTCCCCCAGAATATTAAATAGTTTAACATTTGCTACTCCTTGAGGTAAGCCTACAATTCTTAAAGTGGTGCTATTAATTTTATAAATACTAGCATTCTCTAAAATTGTATCGTTAATACTTAATGAACTTTTTGCGGTATGTATATAGAACCTACCAATGCCACTTACAGCTTCGGATAGAGTAACTGTATAATTTGCATTTTCCTTATCTAAGTGTGTAAAAGTTTTATTTAATTTATCTTCTAGAAACACTTTTAAATCTGATTGTAAATTAAATACTTCTGCAGAAAAAGTAATTTCTTTACCTGCATCGGCTGTAATACCAATAGGAATTACCATCGATTCTAAATCTGAATCTGGTAATACTTGCTTCATAAAATTAACTCCTTCACTCTCATCAACTAAATGTGAATAAATATTAAAATTTGAAGAAACTCCTGTAAATGTTCCTGCATCTAGCCCTTTATCTAGGGCTTTAGTTGCGTTGGATTTATATTCTATTTCTGTGTATTCAATATTTTGATTAGAATCTGTTATAAATAACTTTATTGATGATAAACTATTTCTATAAAAAAGAACATTATTTTTATGCTTTTGTCTTGCTTCTGTAATGCTAAAGTTATTGGCATTAGAATTTGCTGCATTTACAAAAAATGCTTGCCCAGGATGTATGTAATCAGTACCAGATAATGTTGTATAACCAGCTCCTCCTACTTTGTTATTATCCCAAACATAAACAAATTGATGCGTACCTGTTAAGTTATTTGTATTATCACCAATAATATCACTTACCAATAAATAAGAAGGAAATGGGTTTCCTACAAGATTCCAATTACTAACATCTTGGGTTATGGTTACACTTTGTGTACCTGAAGGAATTGTACCAGAAAAAGTATATAAACCACCACTTATTTTTTTCATAGAATACCCAATCCCTGTATCAAAAGTAGACCCAGTTCCTGTAAAATATCTCCAGGATCCAGTTGTTGGGTCGAGAGTTCCATTACTATAAGTACTTATTCCTTTATTATTTCCTGTACCACTTACAATGCCATTAGCATTTACCCAATTGTTATTTTGTACTTGACCACTTACAGGAGGTGCTATTAAATGCCACTTATCATCTGCTATAGAGGTATAATAAGAAACCCCACCAGTAACAGTGAACCCTGTAGCAATAAAAGAAGCTCCAGAATTAATAATTAATTGACCTACTGTTACATTAGAGGTTAATGTTGGGTAATTTGATAAACCACTAGGTATATAAACTACTTCTGAAGTTGTAGGTACTGTTCCTTCTGCCCAATTGGTAGGAGTACTCCAATTTGTATCTGTGCTACCATTCCAAGTTTTATCTGGTGCAACGGTAATACTAACATTATCTACTCTTATAGGTCTGTTACCACTTAATTTGTTTAATAATATTCTTGCATTAAAAACACCTGATGGAGCAGTAAAAGAAAAATTACTTGTATGCCAACTATCTGGCGTAGTACTTAATGTTGGTACTGCTGGTGTAGTTGTTATATTTGTTGCTCCAGAAACACCCTCTACAATTATAGGAATCATATCATAATTACCAGCACCACTAACCCATCTA harbors:
- a CDS encoding family 16 glycosylhydrolase, translating into MRCGSIDSRGLYEVKYGCLEAKIKIAKTFKGNQTAFWLQGENQRNVDNSAAVGAE
- a CDS encoding family 16 glycosylhydrolase gives rise to the protein MKEIRILILLLTVSISVNGQELITNGGFETGDFTGWTTNNCSIQANPATGAYNSNLKNSSASIKQTVTVVPGTLYNVSFKYRTFTGTATIDINATIKNNVNDAIIATSPNFDLTATSYITETFSFTPATGVTSVYFEISKGYDASGNNAIKLDDVSIINDGYTPPPVLIDPDTAVGQLPFGSVPGSWELEFSDEFNGSASPTPNTDRWVESVSANSRAPRPFQGVDDWWWRQDHVSVNGSGQLELKASKFDSNTMYCGSVETIGLYEPTYGYFEARIEIANTQKGNHTAFWMQGHNQGNVNDSGADGAELDFFESAWITNKTKAVVHYDGYGSDHMAYTVPYNTPNIHSGYHTFGAHWTSTTIDIYYDGVKVTSTSINKPFPFSTDPANGNPLVPQVPEWLWLSVGASFGDGTFNLQPIGDLSVAKVDWVRAYKSVELPSSNIVTNGDFETGERLPWNNFNNQVINTDDIRPGNQMGNIDNNEGSFSQILEVTPGVSYNVSFDYRWVSGAGNYDMIPIIVEGVSGATNITTTPAVPTLSTTPDSWHTSNFSFTAPSGVFNARILLNKLSGNRPIRVDNVSITVAPDKTWNGSTDTNWSTPTNWAEGTVPTTSEVVYIPSGLSNYPTLTSNVTVGQLIINSGASFIATGFTVTGGVSYYTSIADDKWHLIAPPVSGQVQNNNWVNANGIVSGTGNNKGISTYSNGTLDPTTGSWRYFTGTGSTFDTGIGYSMKKISGGLYTFSGTIPSGTQSVTITQDVSNWNLVGNPFPSYLLVSDIIGDNTNNLTGTHQFVYVWDNNKVGGAGYTTLSGTDYIHPGQAFFVNAANSNANNFSITEARQKHKNNVLFYRNSLSSIKLFITDSNQNIEYTEIEYKSNATKALDKGLDAGTFTGVSSNFNIYSHLVDESEGVNFMKQVLPDSDLESMVIPIGITADAGKEITFSAEVFNLQSDLKVFLEDKLNKTFTHLDKENANYTVTLSEAVSGIGRFYIHTAKSSLSINDTILENASIYKINSTTLRIVGLPQGVANVKLFNILGEQMINTTFKANGNQDVSLPKLAKGVYVVQLITATGKLNKKIVLE